From the Castor canadensis chromosome 9, mCasCan1.hap1v2, whole genome shotgun sequence genome, one window contains:
- the C9H4orf36 gene encoding uncharacterized protein C4orf36 homolog produces the protein MAYCLPRKNTVKTIFRGSCYKVQEPWDLALLTKNWCTNLANIRLPFLEEITFGGTVQLAKCKTAENGLLPSAESIKLEREYEMKRLTKLKCQENVYKEIQSSLRKGKAGLRRPLQPK, from the exons ATGGCTTACTGCCTGCCAAGAAAGAACACAGTGAAAACCATCTTTCGGGGCAGTTGTTATAaagt ACAGGAACCTTGGGATCTTGCACTGCTTACAAAGAATTGGTGTACTAATTTAGCCAACATCAGATTGCCTTTCTTGGAAGAGATTACATTTGGTGGTACTGTGCAACTTGCAAAATGTAAAACTGCTGAGAATGGTCTGCTTCCTTCAGCAGAAT ccaTCAAACTTGAAAGGGAGTATGAAATGAAGCGCCTAACTAAACTTAAATGCCAAGAAAATGTATACAAGGAAATTCAGTCTTCTCTAAGGAAAGGGAAAGCTGGTTTGAGAAGACCTCTGCAGCCCAAGTGA